One window of the Pseudomonas lurida genome contains the following:
- a CDS encoding YfiR family protein — translation MNVAVSPTERSLSWRCRLLMAVLCVLAPHVFAQAPDPADLAAQRAESVTQVVLGILSYARWPVEPAQLRLCIVGPTQYTDDLIKGTTQATGRPVVVQRLLASHPEIVNACDAVYIGKLSADERSHLFTSLIGHPVLSISEGGDQCTVGSLFCLRVGDEQVSFEVNLDSVARSGVRIHPSVLQLSRRRAPAP, via the coding sequence ATGAACGTGGCTGTCTCGCCCACAGAGCGCAGTTTGAGCTGGAGATGCAGGCTACTGATGGCGGTCCTGTGTGTGCTCGCGCCACACGTGTTCGCCCAGGCACCCGACCCCGCAGACCTGGCCGCCCAACGCGCCGAGTCGGTCACCCAAGTGGTGCTCGGTATCCTCAGCTATGCGCGTTGGCCGGTAGAGCCTGCGCAATTGCGCCTGTGTATCGTCGGCCCGACCCAATACACCGACGACCTGATCAAAGGCACCACCCAGGCCACCGGCCGTCCGGTCGTGGTGCAGCGCCTGCTGGCCAGCCATCCTGAAATCGTCAATGCATGTGATGCGGTGTACATCGGCAAACTCAGTGCCGATGAGCGCAGCCATTTGTTTACCTCGTTGATCGGTCACCCGGTGCTGAGCATCAGCGAAGGTGGCGACCAATGCACGGTGGGCAGCCTTTTCTGCCTGCGGGTGGGGGATGAGCAAGTGTCGTTCGAGGTCAACCTCGACTCCGTGGCACGCAGCGGCGTGCGCATTCACCCCAGCGTGCTGCAGTTGTCCCGTCGCCGAGCACCTGCGCCATGA
- a CDS encoding diguanylate cyclase domain-containing protein — MKGDKVRPTLRSVIGRGHLILALLAVTLASVSLTLLGVLALRVYAEHNLHLIARSINYTVEAAVVFNDSAAATEALSLIASTEEVANAEVFDANGKLLAQWIRPDTGMLSRVELELAHTLLEQPISQPILHQGRAIGSTHLTGHGGSLLRFLLSGLAGILICTALSAWIALHLARRLLRGITGPLQSLAAVAHAARSERDFDRRVPPAKIAELDSLGSDFNALLGEMEAWQSHLQSENESLAHQANHDSLTGLPNRAFFEGRLIRALRSAAKVKEQVAVLYLDSDRFKEINDSFGHAAGDAVLVAVAERVRAQLREDDLVARLGGDEFAILLAPLHKVEDARRIADKIIASMDLPIPVPGNTQVLTSLSIGIAIYPDHGATPGALLNAADAAMYQAKRLSSGGQQTAESEHSAANVHHRS; from the coding sequence ATGAAGGGGGATAAGGTGCGACCGACCCTGCGCTCCGTCATCGGCCGAGGGCACCTCATCCTGGCGCTGCTGGCAGTGACCCTGGCGAGCGTCTCGCTGACCCTGCTTGGCGTGTTGGCGCTGCGAGTGTATGCCGAACACAACTTGCACCTGATCGCACGCTCCATCAACTACACCGTGGAAGCGGCGGTGGTGTTCAACGACAGCGCCGCGGCCACTGAAGCCCTCAGCCTGATTGCCTCCACCGAAGAGGTGGCCAACGCCGAAGTCTTCGACGCCAATGGCAAGTTGCTGGCGCAGTGGATACGCCCGGATACCGGCATGCTCTCGCGGGTTGAACTGGAACTGGCGCATACCCTGCTTGAGCAACCCATCAGCCAGCCGATCCTCCATCAAGGGCGAGCCATTGGCAGCACTCATCTCACCGGTCACGGCGGTAGCCTGCTGCGCTTCCTGCTCAGCGGCCTGGCCGGGATTCTCATCTGCACCGCGCTCAGTGCGTGGATCGCGCTGCACCTGGCGCGACGCTTGTTGCGCGGCATCACCGGCCCGCTGCAAAGCCTCGCCGCCGTGGCCCACGCCGCCCGCAGCGAACGCGACTTCGACCGCCGCGTGCCGCCGGCGAAAATCGCCGAACTCGACAGCCTGGGCAGTGACTTCAACGCCTTGCTCGGCGAGATGGAAGCCTGGCAAAGCCACCTGCAAAGCGAAAACGAATCCCTCGCCCACCAGGCCAACCACGACAGCCTCACCGGCCTGCCCAACCGCGCCTTCTTTGAAGGCCGTTTGATCCGTGCCCTGCGAAGTGCGGCCAAGGTCAAGGAGCAGGTGGCGGTGCTTTACCTCGACAGCGACCGCTTCAAAGAGATCAACGACAGCTTTGGTCACGCCGCCGGTGATGCCGTCCTCGTGGCCGTTGCCGAGCGTGTGCGTGCGCAGTTGCGGGAAGACGATTTAGTCGCGCGCCTGGGCGGTGACGAATTCGCCATCCTGCTGGCGCCGTTGCACAAAGTGGAAGACGCCCGGCGCATCGCCGACAAGATCATCGCCAGCATGGACCTGCCAATCCCCGTGCCCGGCAATACCCAGGTATTGACCTCCCTCAGTATCGGCATCGCCATCTACCCCGATCATGGCGCCACCCCAGGTGCCTTACTCAATGCCGCCGACGCAGCGATGTACCAGGCCAAGCGTCTGTCCTCGGGCGGCCAGCAAACGGCAGAGTCGGAGCACTCTGCCGCCAACGTTCACCACAGGAGCTGA
- a CDS encoding LysR family transcriptional regulator → MQKNITSLGSLNWDDLKFFLEVARTRKASVAAKRLAVDYTTVSRRISSLEVSLGTLLFEKSRTNGFVLTTEGQRLLGYAESIESTLHMACEQVSGSGVALSGHVRMGCTEGFGSFFVTPQLSHFVDTYPAISVDILPLPHFISLSKREADIVIALERPEHGPYVCCKLCDYKLQLYATQEYLDQHPPIRKPADLVEHPFISYVDDLAFSSELLYLANVVPGASASLRSTSVIAQYVAAQQGRSMAILPCFLAAQDPRLLPVLGEQIALTRQFWMYCREDLRKLKRITLLWDYIREVTEQNQGLLMGETREIRFAD, encoded by the coding sequence CTCCCTGAACTGGGATGACCTGAAGTTTTTCCTCGAAGTGGCCCGCACCCGCAAGGCCAGCGTGGCCGCCAAGCGCCTGGCGGTGGACTACACCACGGTGTCGCGGCGTATCAGTTCGCTGGAAGTGTCCCTCGGCACCCTGCTGTTCGAAAAATCCCGGACCAACGGCTTCGTCCTCACCACCGAAGGCCAACGTTTGCTGGGTTATGCCGAGTCCATCGAAAGCACCTTGCACATGGCCTGCGAGCAAGTCTCCGGCTCCGGCGTGGCACTGTCCGGCCACGTGCGCATGGGCTGCACCGAAGGTTTCGGCAGCTTCTTCGTCACTCCGCAGCTGAGCCACTTCGTCGACACCTACCCGGCCATCTCTGTGGACATTTTGCCCCTGCCCCACTTCATCAGCCTGTCCAAGCGCGAAGCCGACATTGTCATCGCCCTGGAGCGCCCGGAACACGGGCCCTATGTGTGCTGCAAGCTGTGCGACTACAAACTGCAGCTGTACGCGACCCAGGAATACCTGGACCAACACCCGCCCATCCGCAAACCCGCGGATTTGGTCGAGCATCCGTTTATCAGCTATGTGGATGACTTGGCGTTCAGTTCGGAGCTGCTGTACCTGGCGAACGTAGTGCCCGGCGCCAGCGCCAGCCTGCGCAGTACCAGCGTGATCGCCCAGTACGTGGCGGCGCAACAGGGGCGGTCGATGGCGATATTGCCGTGTTTTCTGGCAGCACAGGATCCACGGTTGTTGCCGGTGCTGGGGGAGCAGATTGCGCTTACGCGGCAGTTCTGGATGTACTGCCGGGAGGACTTGAGGAAGTTGAAGCGGATTACGTTGTTGTGGGATTACATCAGGGAAGTGACCGAGCAGAACCAGGGGTTGTTGATGGGGGAGACGCGGGAGATCAGGTTCGCGGATTAA
- a CDS encoding OmpA family protein — MFSTARFMFISLLVALLALGGCQTPPPKGLTPAQVAVLKQQGFALTDDGWAFGLSGKVLFGSDVETLNQPSTDIVQRIGKALLGVGIERVRVDGHTDASGKETYNQQLSLRRAKSVAAVLTGVGMKEENIQLRGLGSSQPVASNDTVAGRTENRRVSIVVIAD; from the coding sequence TTGTTCTCGACCGCGCGTTTCATGTTTATCTCCCTGCTCGTCGCACTGCTCGCCCTCGGCGGCTGCCAGACGCCCCCGCCCAAAGGCCTGACCCCAGCGCAAGTGGCGGTCCTCAAGCAACAAGGCTTTGCGTTGACCGACGATGGCTGGGCCTTCGGCCTGTCCGGCAAAGTGCTGTTTGGCAGCGACGTCGAGACACTTAACCAACCCAGCACCGACATCGTCCAACGCATCGGCAAGGCCCTGCTGGGCGTGGGTATCGAGCGCGTTCGCGTCGACGGCCACACCGATGCGTCGGGCAAGGAAACCTACAACCAGCAACTGTCCCTGCGCCGCGCCAAAAGTGTGGCTGCGGTGTTGACCGGTGTGGGCATGAAGGAAGAAAACATCCAGCTGCGCGGGCTGGGCAGCAGTCAGCCAGTGGCGTCCAACGACACAGTGGCGGGACGCACCGAGAATCGGCGGGTGTCGATTGTGGTGATCGCGGACTGA
- the recD gene encoding exodeoxyribonuclease V subunit alpha, producing the protein MSLSPLPLEELMPLSRAADLVQLLERWVDRGWLRALDKAFVGFLHELDPQSDPLVLLAAALTSHQLGHGHVCLDLFETLKAPDFALSLPPEGDLQTGAMLLPSQLLEGLDGAHWCHALAASHLVALAVDGSESARSRPLVLSGKRLYLRRYWTYERRIDTALRLRLATHESVAADLPQRLDSLFDQPPPDGVIDWQKLACALATRGAFSIVTGGPGTGKTTTVVRLLALLQAPAVEAGSPLRIRLAAPTGKAAARLTESISQQVLSLKVPDNVKEKIPTQVTTVHRLLGSRPGTRHFRHHIGNPLPLDVLVVDEASMIDLEMMANLLDALPPHARLVLLGDKDQLASVEAGAVLGDLCRDAEAGFYSAETRQWLQAVSGEDLSASGLQADLDGSHPLAQQVVMLRYSRRFGEGSGIGQLARWVNQQDAEEARKLLAARSHSDLFCVSLKGEHDHALERLVLDGQGSDGAQGYRYYLNLLQSARPGPGTPREDPAWTHWAQQLLQAFDAFQLLCAVRKGPWGVEGLNLRITAALRKVRLIEGEEQWYEGRPVLMTRNDYGLGLMNGDIGIALKLPESDGGPQVLRVAFPRNDGQGGVRFVLPSRLNDVETVYAMTVHKSQGSEFTHTALILPDALNPVLTKELIYTGITRAKRWFSLIEPRGGVFEEAVRRKVKRLSGLMLELGHEPEKID; encoded by the coding sequence ATGAGCCTGTCGCCGTTACCGCTTGAGGAACTGATGCCCCTCAGCCGCGCCGCCGACCTGGTGCAGCTGCTGGAACGCTGGGTGGATCGGGGTTGGTTGCGTGCCCTGGACAAAGCCTTCGTAGGCTTTCTGCACGAGCTAGATCCGCAGTCTGACCCGCTGGTGCTGCTGGCCGCCGCGCTGACCAGCCATCAACTGGGCCATGGCCACGTCTGCCTCGACCTGTTCGAAACGCTCAAGGCGCCGGACTTCGCGCTGTCGTTGCCGCCTGAAGGCGACCTGCAAACCGGCGCCATGCTGCTGCCTTCGCAGTTGCTCGAAGGCCTGGACGGCGCCCACTGGTGCCATGCGCTTGCCGCCAGCCACCTGGTCGCGCTGGCAGTCGATGGCAGCGAATCCGCCCGAAGTCGCCCATTGGTCCTGTCCGGCAAGCGTCTTTATCTGCGCCGCTACTGGACCTATGAGCGACGCATCGACACCGCCTTGCGCCTGCGTCTCGCCACCCATGAAAGTGTCGCCGCCGATTTGCCGCAGCGCTTGGACAGCCTGTTCGACCAACCGCCACCCGACGGCGTGATCGACTGGCAAAAGCTCGCCTGCGCCCTGGCCACTCGCGGTGCATTCAGCATCGTCACGGGTGGCCCCGGCACCGGCAAGACCACCACCGTGGTGCGTCTGCTCGCGCTGTTACAGGCCCCGGCTGTGGAAGCCGGCAGCCCGTTGCGCATTCGCCTGGCCGCGCCCACCGGCAAGGCCGCGGCGCGCCTCACCGAGTCCATCAGCCAGCAAGTGCTGTCGCTGAAAGTGCCTGACAACGTGAAGGAAAAAATCCCGACCCAGGTCACCACTGTCCACCGCCTGCTGGGCAGTCGCCCGGGCACGCGGCATTTCCGTCATCACATCGGCAACCCATTGCCCCTGGACGTGCTGGTCGTCGACGAAGCCTCGATGATCGACCTGGAAATGATGGCCAACCTGCTCGACGCCTTGCCGCCGCATGCACGCCTGGTGCTGCTGGGCGACAAGGACCAATTGGCGTCGGTAGAAGCGGGGGCCGTACTCGGCGATCTATGCCGCGACGCCGAAGCCGGCTTCTACAGCGCCGAGACCCGCCAATGGCTGCAAGCCGTCAGTGGCGAAGACCTCAGCGCCAGTGGCCTGCAGGCCGACCTCGATGGCAGCCATCCCCTGGCCCAGCAAGTGGTGATGTTGCGCTACTCGCGACGTTTCGGCGAAGGCAGTGGCATCGGCCAACTGGCGCGTTGGGTCAACCAGCAAGACGCTGAGGAAGCCCGCAAGCTACTGGCAGCGCGCAGCCACAGCGACCTGTTCTGCGTCAGCCTCAAGGGCGAGCACGACCACGCCCTCGAGCGTCTGGTCCTGGACGGGCAGGGTAGCGACGGCGCCCAGGGTTATCGTTACTACCTCAACCTGCTGCAAAGCGCGAGGCCCGGGCCAGGCACCCCGCGCGAAGACCCAGCCTGGACCCACTGGGCGCAACAACTGCTGCAAGCCTTCGACGCGTTCCAACTGCTCTGTGCGGTGCGCAAAGGCCCCTGGGGCGTGGAAGGCCTGAACCTGCGCATCACCGCGGCCCTGCGCAAGGTGCGGCTGATCGAAGGCGAGGAGCAATGGTACGAAGGCCGCCCGGTGCTGATGACCCGCAACGATTACGGCCTGGGCCTGATGAACGGTGATATCGGCATCGCCCTCAAATTGCCCGAAAGTGACGGTGGCCCCCAGGTGCTGCGTGTCGCCTTCCCACGTAATGATGGCCAGGGCGGCGTGCGTTTCGTACTGCCCAGCCGCCTGAATGATGTGGAAACCGTGTACGCCATGACCGTGCACAAATCCCAGGGCTCGGAGTTCACCCATACCGCGCTGATCCTGCCGGATGCGTTGAACCCGGTGCTCACCAAGGAGTTGATCTACACCGGCATCACCCGGGCCAAGCGCTGGTTCAGCTTGATCGAACCCCGGGGTGGCGTGTTTGAAGAAGCGGTAAGACGCAAGGTCAAGCGCTTGAGCGGGTTGATGCTGGAGTTGGGTCACGAGCCTGAGAAAATTGACTGA
- the recB gene encoding exodeoxyribonuclease V subunit beta has protein sequence MTSKALALAFPLKGSQLIEASAGTGKTFTISALYLRLVLGHGGDDAGFGRELLPPQILVVTFTDAATKELRERIRIRLAEAARFFREEIEQPDTLIADLRADYPPEQWPACANRLDIAAQWMDEAAVSTIHSWCQRMLREHAFDSGSLFTQTLETDHSDLLGEVLRDYWRLFCYPMHDDALNWVRNNWGGPAALMPRVRALFGSERPTGETREPAELINACLQERREALITLKAPWQQWAAELRDICLQAVAAKAVDGRKMQARYFEPWFEKISAWAADETLEQLDIGTGFTRLTPDGIAEAWKGEPPQHPGIDAMAGLKAALDALPTPDAAVLQHAAGWVGKRFEEEKRRRAEMGFDDMLIRLNAALQADGGERLASVIREQFPVALIDEFQDTDPVQYSIFDSIYRIEENHLDSGLFLIGDPKQAIYAFRGADIYTYLRARQSTTGRHHTLGTNFRSSHAMVEAVNHVFQRAETGRGAFLFREPHGENPVPFHSVLSQGRKEQLQVGGQTLPAMNLWHLPTDQPVSNAVYRQQLAAACATHIVELLNGGQQGTAGFLQADASFNGVLPSDIAILVRDGKEAQAVRAELAARGVRSVYLSDKDSVFAAQEAHDLLAWLKACAEPDVERPLRAALACVTLDLSLLELERLNQDELAWESRVMQFRGYRAIWRTQGVLPMLRRLLHDFKLPQTLIARSDGERVLTNLLHLSELLQQAASELDGEQALIRHLAEHLALSGQAGEEQILRLESDEQLVKVVTIHKSKGLEYDLVFLPFICSAKPVDGSRLPLHYHDEHGKSQVSLRPTPELIVQADNERLAEDLRLFYVALTRAKHACWLGIADLKRGNSNSSVLHLSALGYLLGAGAPLGESAGLARWLLDLQAGCPAIDYAQVPEAQDIVFHPPRNEATLRAPLLPKRKAAENWWIASYSALRIGDSMSAATLEAPESPQAQKLFDDERLDPDAPREVAASGGDIHRFPRGPNPGTFLHGLLEWAGEEGFNVTPEAIEKAVGARCNRRNWEGWIITLSDWLGHLLQTPLPVDNGHVSLSRLQQYQIEMEFWFASHKVDVLALDKLVCQYTHSGVSRVAAEPVLLNGMFKGFIDLTFQYDGRYYVADYKSNWLGPDDSAYTQDAMEQSILEHRYDLQYVLYLLALHRQLKARLPDYDYDRHVGGALYLFLRGTQSTSQGAYFTRPPRDLIEGLDLLFQGKPIPPKAEPAWEQGVLL, from the coding sequence ATGACCAGCAAAGCCTTGGCCCTGGCCTTCCCGCTCAAAGGCAGCCAGCTGATTGAAGCCAGTGCCGGCACCGGCAAGACGTTCACCATCTCGGCCCTCTACCTGCGCCTGGTCCTCGGCCATGGTGGCGACGACGCGGGCTTTGGTCGTGAGCTGCTGCCGCCGCAAATCCTGGTGGTGACCTTCACCGACGCGGCCACCAAGGAGCTGCGCGAACGGATCCGTATCCGTCTGGCTGAAGCCGCTCGTTTTTTCCGCGAAGAAATTGAACAGCCCGACACGCTCATCGCCGATCTGCGCGCCGACTACCCACCGGAACAATGGCCCGCTTGCGCGAACCGCCTGGACATCGCCGCCCAGTGGATGGATGAAGCCGCCGTCTCGACCATCCACAGTTGGTGCCAGCGCATGCTGCGCGAACACGCTTTCGACAGCGGCAGCCTGTTCACGCAAACCCTGGAAACCGACCACAGCGACCTGCTTGGCGAAGTGTTGCGCGATTACTGGCGACTGTTCTGCTACCCGATGCACGACGATGCGCTCAACTGGGTGCGCAATAACTGGGGTGGACCCGCAGCGCTGATGCCTCGGGTACGCGCGCTGTTTGGCAGCGAACGGCCTACTGGTGAGACCCGCGAGCCCGCCGAGCTGATCAACGCCTGCCTGCAGGAACGCCGCGAAGCGCTGATAACACTCAAGGCCCCCTGGCAACAATGGGCCGCCGAGTTGCGTGACATCTGCCTGCAAGCCGTGGCTGCCAAAGCCGTTGACGGTCGCAAGATGCAAGCGCGTTATTTCGAGCCCTGGTTCGAAAAGATCAGCGCCTGGGCCGCTGACGAAACCCTCGAGCAACTGGACATCGGCACCGGCTTCACGCGTTTGACGCCCGACGGCATCGCCGAAGCCTGGAAAGGCGAACCGCCGCAGCATCCCGGTATCGACGCCATGGCGGGCCTCAAGGCGGCCCTTGATGCGCTGCCGACACCCGACGCGGCCGTGTTGCAACACGCCGCCGGCTGGGTGGGCAAACGCTTCGAGGAAGAAAAGCGTCGTCGCGCCGAAATGGGTTTTGACGACATGCTCATCCGCCTCAACGCTGCCCTGCAGGCCGACGGTGGCGAGCGACTGGCCAGTGTGATCCGGGAGCAATTCCCGGTGGCGTTGATCGACGAGTTCCAGGACACCGACCCGGTGCAATACAGCATTTTCGACAGCATCTACCGCATCGAAGAGAACCACCTCGACAGCGGGCTGTTCCTGATCGGCGACCCCAAGCAGGCGATCTACGCCTTCCGTGGCGCCGACATCTACACTTACCTGCGCGCCCGACAGTCCACTACCGGTCGCCACCACACACTGGGCACCAACTTCCGCTCCAGCCATGCGATGGTCGAAGCGGTGAACCACGTGTTCCAGCGTGCCGAAACAGGCCGCGGTGCGTTCCTGTTCCGCGAGCCTCATGGCGAAAACCCGGTGCCTTTCCACTCGGTGCTGTCCCAGGGCCGCAAGGAACAATTGCAAGTCGGTGGTCAAACGCTGCCGGCGATGAACCTCTGGCACTTGCCCACTGACCAGCCGGTTTCCAATGCGGTTTATCGTCAGCAACTGGCAGCCGCCTGCGCCACGCACATTGTTGAATTGCTCAACGGCGGACAACAAGGTACTGCCGGCTTCCTACAAGCGGACGCAAGTTTCAACGGCGTGCTTCCGTCAGATATCGCCATCCTCGTGCGCGACGGCAAGGAAGCCCAGGCCGTGCGAGCCGAACTGGCCGCCCGTGGCGTACGTAGCGTGTACCTCTCCGACAAGGACTCGGTCTTCGCTGCCCAGGAAGCCCACGACCTGCTGGCCTGGCTCAAGGCCTGCGCCGAGCCGGATGTCGAGCGTCCGCTGCGCGCCGCTTTGGCCTGCGTCACCCTTGACCTGTCACTGCTGGAACTGGAGCGTCTGAACCAGGATGAGCTCGCGTGGGAAAGCCGCGTCATGCAGTTTCGTGGCTACCGTGCGATCTGGCGTACCCAAGGCGTGCTGCCGATGCTGCGCCGCCTGCTGCACGACTTCAAACTGCCGCAAACCCTGATCGCGCGCAGCGATGGCGAACGTGTGCTGACCAACCTACTGCACCTCAGCGAACTGCTGCAACAGGCCGCCTCGGAACTGGACGGCGAACAGGCACTGATCCGTCATTTGGCCGAACACCTGGCGCTCTCGGGTCAAGCGGGCGAGGAACAAATCCTGCGCCTGGAAAGTGATGAGCAACTGGTCAAGGTGGTGACGATCCACAAGTCAAAAGGCCTTGAGTACGACCTGGTTTTCCTGCCTTTCATCTGCTCGGCCAAACCGGTGGATGGCAGCCGCTTGCCGCTGCACTACCACGATGAACACGGTAAATCCCAAGTCAGCCTGCGCCCTACGCCTGAATTGATCGTCCAGGCCGACAACGAACGCCTGGCCGAAGACTTGCGCCTGTTCTACGTAGCCCTGACCCGCGCCAAGCATGCGTGCTGGTTGGGCATCGCCGACCTCAAGCGCGGTAACAGCAACAGCTCCGTGCTGCACCTGTCGGCGCTGGGTTATTTGCTCGGTGCGGGAGCGCCGTTGGGGGAGTCTGCCGGCCTGGCGCGTTGGCTGTTGGACCTGCAAGCAGGTTGCCCTGCCATCGACTATGCCCAGGTGCCCGAAGCGCAAGACATCGTCTTTCACCCACCCCGCAACGAAGCCACGTTGCGAGCGCCATTGCTGCCCAAGCGCAAGGCTGCGGAAAACTGGTGGATTGCCTCCTACAGTGCCTTGCGCATCGGCGACAGCATGAGCGCCGCCACGCTCGAAGCGCCGGAAAGCCCACAGGCCCAGAAGCTGTTCGATGACGAGCGTCTCGACCCGGATGCTCCACGCGAAGTGGCGGCGTCCGGCGGGGATATTCACCGCTTCCCACGCGGTCCTAACCCAGGGACCTTCCTCCACGGTCTGTTGGAATGGGCAGGGGAGGAGGGCTTCAACGTCACGCCCGAGGCCATCGAAAAGGCCGTGGGCGCCCGCTGCAATCGTCGCAACTGGGAAGGCTGGATCATCACCCTCAGCGATTGGCTCGGCCACCTGCTGCAAACACCACTGCCGGTGGATAACGGTCACGTTTCCCTCAGCCGTTTGCAGCAGTACCAGATCGAGATGGAGTTCTGGTTCGCCAGCCACAAAGTCGACGTGCTCGCCCTCGATAAACTGGTGTGCCAATACACCCACAGCGGCGTTTCCCGCGTCGCCGCCGAGCCCGTGCTGCTCAACGGCATGTTCAAGGGTTTTATCGATTTGACCTTTCAATATGATGGCCGCTACTACGTGGCCGATTACAAATCCAATTGGCTCGGTCCCGACGATTCGGCATACACCCAGGACGCCATGGAACAGTCGATCCTCGAGCACCGTTACGACCTGCAATACGTGCTTTACCTGCTGGCCCTGCACCGCCAACTCAAGGCGCGCCTGCCGGACTACGACTACGACCGCCATGTTGGCGGCGCGCTGTACCTGTTCCTGCGCGGTACACAGTCCACGAGCCAGGGGGCGTATTTCACCCGGCCACCACGGGACCTGATCGAAGGCCTGGACCTGTTGTTCCAGGGCAAGCCCATCCCGCCCAAGGCTGAGCCCGCCTGGGAACAAGGAGTGCTGTTATGA